The following proteins are co-located in the Pseudomonas synxantha genome:
- a CDS encoding MFS transporter — MSSVPASSAQPSRPLTRNDYKTLSLSALGGALEFYDFIIFVFFATVVGKLFFPVDMPEWLRMMQTFGIFAAGYLARPLGGIIMAHFGDLLGRKKMFTLSIFMMAVPTLIMGLLPTYAQIGLWAPLLLLLMRVIQGAAIGGEVPGAWVFVSEHVPPRHIGYACGTLTSGLTAGILLGSLVATAINTAYTPEQVSDYAWRIPFLLGGVFGLLSVYLRRWLHETPIFAEMQQRKTLAAELPLRAVLRDHRGAIVLSMLLTWLLSAGVVVVILMTPTVLQTVYHFSPTVALQANSLAIVTLSLGCIASGALADRFGAGRVLVTGCALLLATSWTLYHSLMAHPDWLFPLYALTGLFVGTIGVVPYVMVKAFPPVVRFSGLSFSYNVAYAVFGGLTPLAVSLLMKESPMGPAYYVAVLCVMGMLVGGYLWKRGR; from the coding sequence ATGTCTTCCGTGCCCGCAAGCAGTGCGCAACCCTCGCGCCCGCTGACCCGCAACGACTACAAAACCCTGTCGCTGTCTGCCTTGGGCGGGGCGCTGGAGTTCTACGACTTCATCATCTTCGTGTTTTTCGCCACCGTGGTCGGGAAACTGTTCTTCCCCGTCGACATGCCCGAATGGCTGCGCATGATGCAGACCTTCGGCATCTTCGCCGCCGGCTACCTGGCGCGCCCCCTGGGCGGCATCATCATGGCGCACTTCGGTGACCTGCTGGGGCGCAAGAAGATGTTCACCCTGAGCATCTTCATGATGGCCGTGCCGACCCTGATCATGGGCCTGCTGCCGACTTACGCGCAGATCGGCCTGTGGGCGCCGCTCCTGCTGCTGCTGATGCGCGTCATCCAGGGCGCGGCGATTGGCGGCGAGGTACCGGGCGCCTGGGTGTTCGTCTCCGAGCACGTCCCGCCGCGCCACATCGGCTACGCCTGCGGCACCCTGACCAGCGGCCTCACCGCCGGTATCTTGCTGGGCTCGCTGGTGGCCACCGCCATCAATACGGCCTATACCCCGGAGCAGGTCTCCGATTACGCCTGGCGGATCCCGTTCCTGCTCGGCGGTGTATTCGGGCTGCTGTCGGTGTATCTGCGCCGCTGGCTGCATGAAACACCGATCTTCGCCGAGATGCAGCAACGCAAGACCCTGGCTGCCGAGCTGCCGTTGCGTGCAGTGCTGCGCGATCATCGCGGCGCCATTGTGTTGTCGATGCTGCTGACCTGGCTGTTGTCGGCCGGCGTCGTAGTGGTCATCCTCATGACGCCGACCGTGCTGCAAACCGTCTATCACTTCAGCCCTACGGTTGCGCTGCAAGCCAACAGCCTGGCCATCGTAACGTTGAGCCTGGGTTGCATTGCCTCGGGCGCCCTGGCCGACCGTTTTGGCGCCGGCCGCGTATTGGTCACCGGTTGCGCGCTGCTGTTGGCAACCTCCTGGACGCTCTACCACAGCCTGATGGCTCACCCGGACTGGCTGTTCCCGTTGTACGCATTGACCGGTTTGTTCGTGGGCACCATCGGTGTGGTGCCCTACGTGATGGTCAAGGCCTTCCCGCCAGTGGTGCGTTTCAGTGGCCTGTCATTCTCCTACAACGTCGCTTATGCCGTGTTCGGTGGGCTGACACCATTGGCGGTATCGCTGTTGATGAAGGAGAGCCCTATGGGCCCGGCTTACTACGTGGCCGTCTTGTGTGTGATGGGGATGTTGGTGGGTGGGTATCTGTGGAAACGCGGCCGCTAG